One stretch of Verrucomicrobiota bacterium DNA includes these proteins:
- a CDS encoding MFS transporter, which yields MSSAIPEAKPLTPTQWMICFIAVIGFAFDIYELLMLPLIVRPALMELIGAAPGSPEFGMWVGRLFYIPAFFGGVFGLLGGWLTDRLGRRRVLTYSILLYAIGAFAAGFSTSVWMLLFFRILVFVGVCVEFVAAVAWLAELFPNPKQREKVLGYTQAFSSIGGFMVAMANGLAVTYALHLPALHLPDFLNFFGGTIGEANAPWRYTLISGLIPAIPLLIIRPFLPESPVWQKKKDAGTLKRPHIKELFATKNMRRTTIVTTIMFALAYGAAFGAIQHMPRIAPGLAEVQAQSQEAGEQATAKALSEGKPADVAQKAGGVAMRLKEQNIIASLTKFQEIGGLVGRVVLVLLLLKIVSRQRVIRMFIAPGLIVMPLVFAMALTSNLSLSYVGMFVIALLTVGQFSFWGNYLPRVYPVHLRGTGESFAANIGGRMIGTSFAWVTSTLATVAWMPGGTPTSKLAYTAAIIGFLVFLGGFIASWYLPEPPKEDLPE from the coding sequence ACTGATCGGAGCGGCACCCGGGTCACCTGAATTTGGCATGTGGGTAGGACGCTTGTTCTACATACCGGCATTTTTTGGAGGTGTGTTTGGTCTGCTGGGAGGTTGGTTGACCGATCGCCTCGGTCGGCGACGGGTGTTAACCTACAGTATTTTGCTTTACGCGATTGGGGCGTTTGCCGCCGGGTTTTCCACCTCGGTGTGGATGCTGCTGTTTTTCCGGATCCTTGTGTTTGTCGGGGTATGCGTCGAGTTTGTGGCCGCGGTTGCCTGGCTTGCAGAACTGTTTCCGAATCCGAAGCAGCGGGAAAAAGTATTGGGCTACACCCAGGCATTTTCTTCCATTGGTGGCTTTATGGTTGCAATGGCTAATGGTCTGGCGGTCACCTACGCCCTGCATTTGCCAGCACTGCATCTTCCGGATTTTCTGAATTTCTTTGGAGGCACTATCGGGGAAGCGAATGCTCCCTGGCGCTATACCTTGATCTCCGGACTGATTCCTGCGATTCCGCTGCTTATCATCCGACCGTTCTTGCCCGAATCTCCTGTCTGGCAAAAAAAGAAGGATGCCGGCACCCTCAAGCGACCCCACATCAAGGAGCTATTTGCCACTAAGAATATGCGGCGCACAACGATTGTGACCACGATCATGTTTGCCCTGGCATACGGCGCAGCCTTTGGAGCCATCCAGCACATGCCGCGCATTGCACCCGGACTGGCCGAAGTACAGGCCCAGTCACAAGAAGCGGGCGAACAGGCAACCGCCAAAGCTTTGTCCGAAGGAAAACCTGCGGATGTGGCTCAAAAAGCCGGGGGAGTGGCCATGCGCCTGAAGGAACAGAACATCATTGCATCGTTAACCAAGTTTCAGGAAATAGGCGGGCTGGTCGGACGGGTGGTCCTGGTGCTGTTGCTCCTGAAAATCGTCAGCCGTCAACGTGTCATCCGTATGTTTATCGCTCCCGGTCTCATCGTCATGCCTCTGGTATTCGCCATGGCTCTGACTTCGAACCTCTCGCTTTCCTATGTAGGCATGTTTGTCATCGCCCTGTTAACCGTTGGACAATTCAGCTTCTGGGGCAATTACCTGCCGCGCGTTTATCCGGTGCACCTGCGGGGGACTGGGGAAAGCTTTGCCGCCAATATCGGAGGGCGCATGATAGGCACCTCCTTTGCCTGGGTTACCAGCACATTGGCCACGGTTGCCTGGATGCCGGGCGGAACTCCAACCTCCAAACTTGCCTACACAGCTGCCATTATCGGCTTCCTGGTATTTCTCGGCGGATTCATCGCCTCCTGGTACCTCCCCGAACCACCCAAGGAAGATTTGCCGGAGTAA